TCGGTGAGGAGATCGACCTGGAGGGCGAGTTCGAGCCGATGCGGATCCGCGGCTACCAGCGTCCCTACCCGACGGCGCGCCCCGAGATCCCCGTCTACCTGGCCGCGATGGGCCCCGCCATGACCCGCCTGGCGGGGCGGATCGCCGACGGCTGGATCAGCCACGAGCTCTGCTCACCGCGTTACCTGGCCGAACGGATCCTGCCGGAGATCCAGGCCGGCCTGGACGCCGTCGAGGGCCGTCGCCGCGAGGACCTCGAGCTCGTGGTCTCCGCCTGCTGCTCGGTCGACGCGGACCCGTGGCTCGCCGTCGACCGGGTCCGGGGCCACGTGGGCTTCTACGCCAGCGTGCGCAGCTATGCCGACTTCTTCGCCTTCCACGGCCTCGGCGAGGCCCAGCATCAGGTGGTCGAGGCCTTCCGCAGCGGCCGGGGCGCCGAGCACCTGGCCGAGGCGGTGACCCCGGAGATGGTGGACGCGCTGACCCTCAACGGCGACCGCGACCGGGTGGCCGAGCAGCTCGCGGGCTACGTCGGCCTGGCCGACGCGGTCAAGCTCTCCGCCCCGACGCACGGGCTCTCCCCGGCGCAGATCCGCACTGCCCAGAACCAGGTCATCGACCTCATCTCGGCCACCTCAGGAGGACTCCAGTGACCACGCCCCGCAAGCCGCTCCAGGACGTCAGGATCATCTCCCTCGAGCAGTACGGCGCCGGGCCCTTCGGCAGCGTGCACCTCGCCGACCTCGGGGCCGACGTGATCAAGATCGAGGACCCCCGGGTGGGCGGCGACGTCGGCCGGTACGTGCCGCCGTACTTCGAGGGGGAGGACTCGCTCTTCTTCGAGACCTTCAACCGCAACAAGAGGTCCATCTCGCTGGACATCAAGGCGCCCGAGGGGCGGGAGGTCTTCGAGGACCTGGTCCGCAACGCCGACGCGGTCTACTCCAACCTGCGCGGTGACGTGCCGGAGAAGATCGGGATCACCTACGACCAGCTCAAGCACCTCAACCCCGCGATCGTGTGCTGCTCGCTGACCGGCTTCGGGATGACCGGGCCGCGGCAGAAGGAGCCGGGCTACGACTACGTGCTCCAGGGCCTGGCCGGCTGGATGGAGCTCACCGGCGAGCCGGACGGCCCGCCGACGAAGTCGGGTCTGTCGTTGGTGGACTTCTCCGGTGGCTACGTGGCCGCGCTGTCGCTGATGGCCGGCCTGCACGCCGCCCGGCGCGACGGCGTCGGCATGGACTGCGACGTCTCGCTGTACGACACCGCGATGGCGATGCTGACCTACCCCGCCACCTGGCACCTGAACGCCGGCTACACGCCGAGGCGGATCAGCCACTCGGCCCACCCCTCGCTCGTCCCCTTCCAGGCCTTCGAGGCGCTCGACGGGTGGTTCGTGGTGGGGTGCGCCAAGGAGAAGTTCTGGGTCCGCCTGGCCGAGGTCATCGGCCACCCGGAGTGGGCGCAGGAGGGGTCGCCGTACGCGAGCTTCACGCTGCGTCAGCAGAACCAGGCCGAGCTGACCGCCGCGCTGGAGGCGATCTTCGCCACCGAGACCGTGGACCACTGGCTCTCGCTGTGCTACCCGGCCGCGATCCCGTGCGGCCCGATCAACGACGTGGAGGCCGCCCTCAAGGACGAGCACCTGGTCGCCCGCAACATGCTGGTCACCACCGAGCACCCCCGCTACGGCACCGTCACCCAGGTGGCCTCGCCGGTGCGGGTGGGCGCGGGGGTGCCCGACTACCGCCGTGCCCCGCAGCGCAACGAGCACGCCCTCGAGGTGCTCACCGAGGTCGCCGGGTACGACGAGGCCAGGATCGCCGAGCTCGCCGCAGCGGGTGCCTTCGGCGCTGCGCCCCGGGCCCAGGAGCAGGTGGACGTGGCCCAGGCGTCCGGGGCGGCGGAGGCCTGAGCATGTCCGCCGACCACTCCCCGAGCACGGCCGCCGAGCTGGCCCGCTGGATCACCGCCGACCTGGCGGTGCCGGTCGAGGTCGAGGCCGCTGCGCTGCGCCACCTGCTCGACGGCCTGGGCAACGCGGTCGCCGCCGTGCGGGCGGACGCGGCCGGGCCGGCGCTCGCCGTCGCCACCGGACTCGGCGGCCCGGCGGAGGCCACGGTGCTGGGCACCTCGACCAGGATCTCGGCGCCCGCGGCGGCCCTGGCCAACGGCACGCTCGTGCACGCGCTCGACTTCGACGACACCCACGCGGGCGGTCTGGTGCACGCCACCGCCGTGGTCCTGCCCGCGGCGTTCGCGGTGGGGGAGCAGGTGGGAGCCGACGGCCGCGCGGTCCTCGACGCCGCGGTCGTGGGCTACGAGGTCGCCTGCCGGGTCGCCTCCGCCGCACCGCACGGCTTCCACGCGGCGGGCCTGCACGCGACGATGGTGGCCGGGGTCTTCTCCTCCGCCGCGGTGGCGGCCAGGCTGCTCGGGCTGGACGCCGCGACCACCACCCACGCCCTCGGGATCGCCGGCAGCCAGGCCGGCGGCCTGCTGGCCTTCCTGGCCACCGGCGCCAGCACCAAGCAGCTGCACCCCGGCTTCGCCTCCCAGTCGGGCATCCTGTCGGCGCGCCTCGCGGCGGCGGGGGCGACGGGGCCGGAGACCGTCTTCGACGGCCCGCACGGGGTCTACGACGCGCTCGCCACCGGTCCGGTCGACGTCTCGGTGGTGCTGCGCGACCTCGGCTCGGTGTGGGAGACCACCCGGATCGGCATCAAGCCGTGGCCGACCTGCCAGCTGGCCCACGCCACCATGGCCGCGGCCGCGGCCGGCTTGGCGAGCGCCGGCGCCGACGTCGACGCGGTCGTCGCGGTGCACGCGCGCGTGCATCCGGACTCCGCGTCGGTGGTCTGCGTCGCCGACCGCGACCTGGTCCAGCCGGTCGGCCCGTACGCCGCCAAGTTCAGCCTGCCGTGGAGCGTCGCCGCCCTGCTCGTCGACGGCCACGTCGGCGTGGAGACCTACGCACCCGCCCAGCTCGCGCGGCCCGAGATCGGCGCGCTCGCCGCACGGATCACCTGGGAGGAGACCCCCGGCCACGGAGTCGCCGCCGATGCCGCCGGCGACGTCGTCCTGACGCTGGCCGACGGGCGCACCGTCACCGGCCACGTCGACCGGAGCCCCGGCGGAGGGTCGGCCCCGCTGACCGACGCCGACCTGCGCGCCAAGCTCGCCGGGAACGCCGGACCGCTGGCCGACCCGTTGGCCGAGGCGGTCCTCTCCCTGCCCGGTGCCGCCGACCTGACCACGCTTCTCAACCGTGCCGCTGCGGCGGCCGACGCACCCCTGGAGGTCCCTGCATGACCCTGTCCGCCATCGAGCCCGACGAGTTCGGCTGGTTCCCCTACCAGGGCTTCACCTTCTCCCTCGGTCTCACCGAGGGCGACTCCGCCTGGACCTCCGGGCACACCTCGGCGCGCCACGACCCTGCCCTCGGCAGGATGACGGTCGAGGGCACCATGGAGCAGCAGGCCCGGATCGCCTACGCCAAGTGCCTGGCGATCCTCGAGGGTGCGGGCTTCGGCCCCGAGGACGTCACCCGGGTCAGCGAGAACGTCACGGTCGCCGGGCTGCCCGCCTACGAGGACGCGGCCGGGGTGCGGCGCGAGCTGCTGGGGGACCGGCCGACGGTGCGGACCGTGGTGGTCGAGCGCCTGGTGCGACGGGCCGCCTGGCTCGAGGTCGAGCTGCACGCGGTGCGCGGCGGCGGGCGGCAGCTCCGGGTGGCCTCCGAGGCCCGCGAGGCGGGGACGTGGCAGGCGTCCTCGATCACCGAGGGCGAGGACGGCGTGGTCTACCTGCCGACGGTCACCCCCGTCGACGAGCACGGTGACGTGGTCTTCGAGGGCGACTTCGTCTCCCAGTACCGCTACGTGCTGGAGCGGGCCGGCGCGATGCTCGAGTCGGTCGGTCTGACGCTCGGCCACGCGGTGACCACCTACGACTACTCGACCCCGGAGACCCGCGCGGTCTACCGCGGCACCCACAGGGTCCGCAAGGAGCTGCTGGGCGACAACGAAGGCTCGGTCTACCCGGGTGCCGGGGGGATCCTGATGAGCCGGCTGCACGCCCCCGGCGCGCTGGTGGCGATCGACGTGACCGCCTCGCGGCACCCGCTCGAGCTGGTCAACCCCGGCTGGTCGCGCTACGACACGCTCACCTACGCGCCGGGGGTCAAGGCCGGGCGCACCCTGTTCATGTCCGGCTTCGCGGCCCTCGACATGGAGTCCCAGCAGGCGCTGCACGCCGGCGACCTGGGCCGGCAGGCGGAGGCGACGTACGGCGCGGTCCTGCACCTGCTCGAGCACGCCGGTCTCGGGCCCGCGGACCTCCTGGAGACCACGGAGTACTGCGTGGAGTCGGCCGTCGGCGACTACAAGGCGGTGGCCGAGGTCCGCGAGCGACTCCTCGGACCGCCTTGGCCGGCCTCGACCGGCGCGCTGTGCCACAGCCTGCTGCGTCCCGAGTTCCTGCTCGAGGTCTTCCCGACCGCCCTCTACCCCGCCGTCGAGACCGGCACCGGGGAGGCACACCGATGAGCCTGCTCACCGACGAGGTGCGTGCCCTCGAGGGTCGCACCAAGGTCTACACCGCGCCCGAGCCGTTCGGCGCCGCCGCGGGGCGCTACTTCGGGCTCGCCATCGGCGACGCCAACCCGTTGTACTCCGATCCCGACTACGCCCGGGCCCAGGGCCTGGACGGCGTGACCGCGCCGCTGACGCTGGTCTGCGAGACCAACCAGTACGCCGCTCTGCCGGCGGACCACGAGGGCTACGCGGGTCACACCTGGGACCTCGACATCCCGCACACCCGCCAGGTCCGCGGCGGCAACGCCTACACCTTCCACCGCCGCATCCGTCCCGAGGACGTGGTCACCGCGACCTGGCGGATCACCTCGGTCAGCGAGAAGGTCACCGGCTCGGGCAGCGCGATGCTGGTCGTCGCCTCGACCGCGACCTACACCAACCAGGACGACGAGCTGCTGGCGGAGAACGCGGAGACGATCATCTTCGTCGAGCTCGCGCGCAGCGGGACGGAGCAGGCATGAGCGAGCCCTTCCCCACGGTCTTCGCCGACCACGCGAGCCTCGCGGTCGGCGACCCCGTCCCCCCGCTGGAGCGCACGATCGGGCTGCCCGACATGGTCGCCTACGCCGGCGCCACCTGGGACTGGCACCGCCTGCACTACGACACGGCGTACGTCGCCGAGAAGGGCCTGCCCGGTCCGATCGTGGACGGGCAGGTCTACGGAGCGCTCCTGGTCGAGATGCTCCAGGACTGGCTCGGCCCGCAGTCGTTCGTGCACCGGCTCGAGCTCAGCTTCCGCAACCTGGTCTTCGCCGGCGAGCGACTGCGCTGCACCGGCACGGTCACCGAGGTGGGCTCGGACCGCCTCACCGTGGAGCTGAAGGTCGTCGCGGTGGCCGAGGACGGGGCCGACGGGCGGGCGGCCGCCGCTCCGGCGCGTGCGGTGGTGCTGCTCGGCACGCCCGACGGTCCGGGTGCCGGATGAGCACCGGCGTCGCGGTCGCCGGGGCGGCGGAGTGCGACCTGGGCGTCACCGGGAAGTCGATCCTGACCCTGCAGGCCCAGGCGGTGACCCGGGCACTGGCCGACGCGGGGCTCACCTTGGCCGACGTCGACGGTCTCGCCACCAACGGCATCTCGCGCTTCTCCGCGACCCAGCTCGCCGACTACCTCGGCGTGGTGCCCACCTGGACCGACTCGACCTTCGCGGGCGGCAGCGCCTTCGAGATGTACCTCGCCCGCGCCACCCAGGCGATCCAGGCCGGCCAGGCCAGCGTGGTGGTGATCTCCTATGCCTCCGACCAGCGCTCGGCCCGCTCGCGCCGGCTCGGCGGCGTCCATGAGCCCTGGGTTCCGGAGGCGGCCTTCGAGGAGCCCTACGACCCGCTGTTCCCGTTGTCGTACTACGCCATGGCGGCGCAGGCCTACCTGCACCGCTACGGCGGCACCCGCGAGCAGCTGGCCGAGGTCGCGGTCGCTGCCCGGGAGTGGGCGCTGCTCAACCCGAAGGCGTTCCGGCACGGCAAGGGCTCGCTGAGCGTCTCCGACGTGGTCGACTCGCCGATGATCTCCTCGCCCCTGACGGCGGCGGACTGCTGCCTGGTCACCGACGGCGGGGGAGCAGTCGTGGTGACCTCCCTGGAGCGGGCCCGCGACCTGGCGCGGCGGCCGGTCGAGGTGCTCGGCTACGGCGAGCGGACCACCAACACCTCGTTCACCGCCGTGAGCGACCTGGCCGTCCCGGGGGCGCGAGGTGCCGTCCGGGACGCCTATGCGCGCGCCGGTGTCAGCGCCACCGACGTCGACGTGGCGCAGGTCTACGACTCGTTCACGATCACCACCGTGCTCAGCCTCGAGGCGCTCGGCCTGTGCGGGGAGGGCGAGGCCCTGGCGTTCGTCCAGGGCGGCCGGATCCGTCCCGGAGGCGATCTCCCGCTCAACACCTCCGGGGGTGGGCTCTCCTACTGCCACCCCGGCCAGCTCGGGGTCCTGCTGCTCGTCGAGGCGGTGCGCCAGCTGCGCGGCGAGTGCGGCGCCCGCCAGGTCCAGGGCGCCGAGGTCGCCGTGGCGCACGGCACCGGCGGCATCCTCTCGACGCACGCGACGGTCGTCCTGGGGGTGGACCGATGAGCCTTCCCGAGCAGGTCTCCGGCGGCTGGGTCCCGGGCGACGTCCCGCCCGCAGACGAGAACACGGCCGACTACTGGGCGGCCACCGAGCGGCACCGGCTCACGGTGCAGGAGTGCTCAGCCTGCCGGCACGTGCAGCACCCCCCGCGGGCGCTCTGCACCGGCTGCGGCTCGATGGACCACCTGGCGCAGGCCGACGCCGCCGGGACCGGCGTCGTGGACACCTTCACCGTGGTGCACCGGGCCCCCCGGCCGGAGCTCGAGGTGCCGTACACCGTGGCGCGCGTCCGCCTCGCCGAGGGCCCGGTCGTGCTCGCCCGCCTGGAGCCGGCGGAGCCCGGAGGCGGCTGGCGGATCGACGACCCCGTCGTCGTGGCCTGGGCCGATCTGGACGACGGCCGCGCCCTGCCCTACTTCATCCCTCGCACCGAGACCTGAGAGGCACCAGATGGACTTCACGCTCAACGAGGACCAGGCGGAGTTCAAGGCCCTGCTCCGCCAGTTCGTGGACCGGGAGATCGTGCCGGTCGCCCGGGAGTGGGAGCAGAGTGGTCGCTACCCCACCGAGATCGTCGCCGGGATGGCCGACATGGGTCTGTTCGGCATCACCGTCCCGGAGGAGTACGGCGGCCTCGACCTGGACCCGATCTCCTTCGCCCTGGTCTTCGAGGAGCTGGCCCGCGGCTGGATGGGCATCGCCGGCATCCTGGGCAGCCACTCGCTGGCCTGCCGGCTGATCCACATGCACGGGACGCCGGAGCAGAAGGAGAAGTACCTCCCGGACCTGGCCACCGGCAGGCGCCGTACCGCCATCGGCCTCACCGAGCCCGACGCGGGCACCGACCTCCAGGGGATCCGCACCACCGCCCGGCTGGAGGGCGACCACTACGTGGTCAACGGGTCCAAGACCTGGATCACCAACGCGAGGTACGCCGACCCGCTGCCGGTCCTGGTCAAGACCGACCCGGCCGCCTCGCCGGCGCACCGGGGGATGAGCGTGCTCCTGGTCGAGGCAGGCACCCCGGGGTTCGAGGTGACCAAGGACATCGGCAAGCTCGGCTACAAGGGCACCGAGTCCTGCGAGGTCGTGCTCGACGACGTCCGGGTGCCGGCGAGCCAGCTCGTCGGCGGGGTCGAGGGGCGCGGCATGCAGCAGGTGCTCTCGGCCCTGGAGTGGGGCCGGGTCAACATCGCCGCCCGCTCGGTGGGCATCGCCCAGCGGGCCCACGACGAGGCGCTCGCCTACGCCCAGCAGCGCAAGGCGTTCGGCCAGCCGATCGCGGAGTTCCAGGCGATCCAACTGAAGCTGGGTGAGCTCGGCACCCAGGTGCAGGCTGCCCGGTTGATGGCCTACTGGGCGGCCGACGCGGTGCGCCGCGGGCGGGCCGACGGCGCCACCGGGATGGCCAAGATCTTCTGCTCCGAGGTGGCGTTGCAGGCGGCGATCGACTCGATGAAGGTTCACGGGGGCTACGGCTACTCCACGGAGTTCGAGGTGGAGCGGCTCTACCGCGACTCGATCCTGATGAGCATCGGCGAGGGCACCAACGACATCCTGCGCACGGTCGTCGCGAAGTCGCTGATCAAGGGGGAGACCCGTGTCGGCTGAGGTCGCCGGAGAGGCTCTCGCGCACGGCGCCAGGCTCTCGCGCTCCGCGCTCTACGTGCCCGGGGACTCGCCGGAGAAGCTCCGCAGCGCCCTGGGCCGGGGTGCCGACGAGCTGATCGTCGACCTGGAGGACGCGGTGGCGCCGGGCCGCAAGGCGTTGGCGCGCGACCTGGTGGCCACCTGGCTCGACGGGCTGCCGCCCACCGACGTCGAGGTCTGGGTGCGGGTGAACGCCGGCCCGCCTGCGCTGGACGACATCCGTGCCGTCGCGGCGGCCGCCGGCCTGGCCGGGGTGACCCTGGCCAAGGTCGAGTCGCCCGAGCAGGTGGTGGCGGCGGCCGCGCTGCTCGAGGAGCTGGGGTCACCCGCCCGGATCGTGCCGCTGCTGGAGAGCGCCGCCGGCGTGCTGCGGGCTGCGGAGATCGCGGCCGCGCCCCGGGTGCACCGGCTCCAGGTGGGGGAGGCCGACCTGCGCGCCGACCTGGGGGTCACGCTCGGGCCCGACGAGCGTGAGCTCCTCTGGGTGCGCTCCCAGGTGGTGCTGGTCTCCGCAGCCGCGGGCATCGCTCCGCCCATCGCGCCCGTCTCCACCGACTTCCGGGACCTGGACGCGCTCCGCGCCTCGACCGAGGCGCTGGCCCGGCTGGGCTTCATGGGGCGGGCCTGCATCCACCCGGCGCAGGTGGCCACCGTCAACGACGTCTTCACGCCGACCGCCGAGGCTGTGGCCGAGGCGGAGTCGCTCCTCGCGGCTCTGTCAGCCGCTGGCTCCGGCGTCGCGCTGGACGCCCGCGGCCGGATGATCGACGAGGCCGTGGCCCGGCACGCTCGGCTGGTGCTTGCACGGAGGCGATGACCCGCGGTCCGCCTCGAGAAGCCGGCGTGTTTCCGGCGTGTGACAGATCACAGAAATCTGGTCGCACCCCTGTTCCTCAACGACGCGATCATATATCTTATCGGATTGAGACCCAGGTCACGCCACCCGAGGGCGCGGCCCAACGAGGAGGAACCCATGCGTTTTCGAAGAATCGCTGGTGCAGCGTCCGGAGCCCTGGTGCTGGGTGTGCTGGCAGTGCCTGCCCTGTCCACCACCGCGTCCGCAGCCCCGGTCGTCCTGACCGGCAGCCAGGCGTTCGAGTGCACCTTCCAGTCGTGGAAGCTGCCCTACGTGGTCAAGACGGAGGTGGCGGTCGACGGCACGGGCGTCAGTGCCTCGCTCGAGAACAACTTCGTGCCGGGCATGCCCGCGTTCGTCACCGTCAGCCGCATGGACGTGAACCTCGGCATCAAGCTCGATGCCGAGGCGGTCACGCTCAAGGGTTCGAAGGCCTACGCCCCGCCCCTGCCGGGCAGCAGCGCGTTCCAGATGCCCACCGTCGCCGGGACTCGGGTCGGCACCGCCGCTCCGTCGGCGCTCTCCATCGACACGTTGGCCCTGACCATGAACGCCATGGGCAGCGACAACCCCATCCCGTGCGTCAAGGTCGTCTCTCCGCCGCCGACGCCCACCCCCACCCCGACGCCGACGCCGACGCCGACTCCGACGCCGACGCCGACGCCGACGCCCACCCCGACGCCGACGCCCACCCCGACGCCGACTCCGACGCCGGCGGCCGTGTCGTCCAAGACGACGGTCAAGATCAAGGCCGACAAGAAGAAGAAGAAGGCCGTCCTCACGGTGGCGGTCAAGGGCGCTGACGTGAAGGCGACCGGCAAGGCCACGATCGTGGTCAAGAAGGGCAAGAAGAAGTTCAAGACCGTCACGGTGACGGTCAAGAACGGCAAGGGCAAGGTCACCCTCAAGAAGCTCGCGAAGGGCGCCTACAAGGTCACCACGAGCTACGGCGGCGACGCCGCTCACCTGGCCTCGAAGGGCAAGGGCTCCTTCCGGATCTGACCCCCGTACCCCCCAAAGGACACTGGCCCCGACGGATCTCCGTCGGGGCCAGTGCTCGTTGAGGGACCAGTGCTCGTCGTCGGGCTCAGAGGCCGTAGCGAGCCAGCTTGTCGTTCTTCCTGGCGTAGCCGGGGCTCATGAACCGCCTGGCGAGCCTGGCGGAGGTGAGCCACGCGATCTCCTCGCCGTTCCGGGTGCTGGCCAGCATCCGGGCGACCAGCTCGGGTGCCACCTCGTCGACGTGGTCGACGAGGATGTTGAGCATCCGTCGCTGCTGGGCCACCTGCTCGGGTGCGGCGGCAGCCTCGCGCAGCCAGCCGTCCGTGACCAGGATGCCCGGGCGCACCTGTCCCACCCGCACCCCGGTCCCGTCGACCTCCTTGACCAGGGCACGGGTGAACATGTCGAGCCCTCGCTTGGTCGCGCCGTAGACACCCATGCCGGGGCGGATCCTGCCGTCGCTGCCCCCGCCCAGCACGTTGAAGAGCTGGCCGCCCCCTTGTGCCGTCATGCCCCGCACCGCGGTCCGGGAGCCGAAGATCGTGCCGAGCATGTTGGTCTCCACCATGCTCCGCACGGCCGCGGGGGTCGTGTCCACGATGGTCTGCGTGGTGTGGGCGACCCCCGCGTTGTTGACCCACAGGTCCACGGTGCCGAGCTTGCCGACGGCGCCGGCCCACAGCTCTTCGACGGAGTCCGGGTCGCTGACGTCGACGAGCTGTCCGACCACCGTGCCTCCCTCGGTCCCCTCGAGCTCTGCGACCAGGGAGCGCAGGGCTTCCTCGTCGCGTCCGCTGACCACCACGTGGTGCCCGCGGCGGTGCAGCTCCCGGGCCATGGCCCGTCCGATCCCCTTGGTGCTCCCTGTGACTACGACGTTCTTCGTCATTCACCCTCCCGGTGAAGTTGGACCACGACCTTGCCGCGGTTGCGGCCGGACATCAGTGCCTCGAACGCGGCGCCGGCCTGTTCGAGCCCGTTCCAGGTGTCCTCGACCAGGCCGAGGGCCCCGGTGGCGAGCAGAGCGCCCACGCGCTCGGCGTGCTCGGCTGCGAGGTCGGCGTGGTCGTGGACGACGAGCCCGCGCACCGTCGCCCGGGCGAGCATCACCGCGCCCGCGCGGAACCGGGTGGGCGGCGCCCCGTTGGACTGGTCGATCAGGCCGCAGAGCGAGACCCGGGCGCCGAGGGCGAGGTGCTCCACGACGCCGTCCAGGGTGGCCTGGTCGCCCATGTGCAGGTAGGCGTCGACCTTGTCGGGGCAGGCGGCGTGCAGCTGGTCGATCCAGTCCGACTCGGTCCGGACCACGACCTGGTCGTAGCCGAGCGTGTGCGCCAGCGCGACCTTCTCGCGACTGCCGACGATGCCGACGGTGCGAGCGCCGCTGCGGGCGGCCAGCTGGCCGGCGAGCGAACCCACGCCGCCCGTGGCGGACGAGACGACCACCGTCTCGCCGGGCCGGGGTGCGAGGTGGCGCACGTGGGCGGCGTAGGCGGTCAGCCCCGGCATGCCGAGGAGGCCGAGGGCTGCGGAGGCCGGCACGCGCTCCGGGACACGTACCGGG
The window above is part of the Nocardioides campestrisoli genome. Proteins encoded here:
- a CDS encoding MDR family NADP-dependent oxidoreductase yields the protein MPSVVPDTTRVVVVASSPRGLPIAEDFAVREEPLPPRASDQLLVRVDVLSLDPYLRSLLRQGHLDDPALGPGQVMPGRAVATVLESDDPSLPVGSLVLGETGWREHAVLPVALASPVRVPERVPASAALGLLGMPGLTAYAAHVRHLAPRPGETVVVSSATGGVGSLAGQLAARSGARTVGIVGSREKVALAHTLGYDQVVVRTESDWIDQLHAACPDKVDAYLHMGDQATLDGVVEHLALGARVSLCGLIDQSNGAPPTRFRAGAVMLARATVRGLVVHDHADLAAEHAERVGALLATGALGLVEDTWNGLEQAGAAFEALMSGRNRGKVVVQLHREGE